Proteins co-encoded in one Polaromonas vacuolata genomic window:
- a CDS encoding amidohydrolase family protein, with product MTDTVQTFNPHPSKPSFLLPANACDAHVHVFGPASRFAFSKDSKINPVDAPKETLFQLHRHLGIERCVIVQSLVHGFDNSVVEDAIRAGAGRYLGVALVSHKVSDEELLRLKNAGFRGVRFNFMAQMAQMAQMAQMAHIEQGATAQQVIDLTQRLAPLQLHLQVHFESALIHELTPIFKQSAVPVVIDHMGRVDALLGESHADFRALHDLMQDTRFYVKVSGIDRVSRGRPYVEGILLAHRLVMDFPDRCFWGTDWPHPNHHQIPDDGELASALAQIAPTAAAMQALLVDNPQNFYQFNP from the coding sequence ATGACTGACACCGTTCAAACCTTTAATCCTCATCCGTCCAAACCCTCTTTTTTATTACCGGCTAATGCTTGTGATGCCCATGTGCATGTGTTTGGGCCTGCGAGTCGCTTTGCCTTTTCTAAAGACAGCAAAATCAATCCAGTCGATGCGCCAAAAGAGACTTTGTTTCAGCTGCATCGCCATCTAGGTATTGAGCGGTGCGTGATTGTCCAGTCGCTGGTCCACGGTTTTGATAATTCTGTAGTCGAGGATGCGATACGCGCCGGTGCTGGTCGTTACCTAGGTGTGGCGCTGGTGTCGCATAAGGTCAGTGATGAAGAGTTGCTGCGTCTAAAAAATGCTGGTTTTCGCGGCGTACGCTTTAACTTTATGGCGCAGATGGCGCAGATGGCGCAGATGGCGCAGATGGCGCATATAGAGCAGGGCGCGACGGCGCAGCAGGTAATCGATCTCACGCAACGTCTTGCACCGCTGCAGCTACATCTACAAGTGCATTTTGAAAGCGCTTTGATTCACGAACTTACGCCTATCTTTAAGCAATCCGCAGTGCCTGTCGTGATTGACCACATGGGGCGTGTAGATGCGCTCCTAGGTGAATCTCATGCCGACTTTCGCGCTTTGCACGACTTAATGCAAGACACGCGGTTCTACGTCAAGGTCAGTGGTATTGACCGCGTGTCAAGAGGCCGTCCTTATGTTGAAGGCATTCTGCTGGCGCACCGTCTAGTGATGGATTTTCCGGATCGCTGCTTTTGGGGTACAGATTGGCCGCATCCAAACCATCACCAGATTCCCGACGACGGTGAGCTGGCCAGTGCTTTGGCGCAGATTGCGCCAACAGCTGCGGCAATGCAGGCCTTGCTAGTGGATAACCCACAAAATTTTTATCAATTTAACCCGTGA